The genomic window AAAAAGATAAACCTTGATATGATTATTGATACTCTTAAAGAAAAAGGACATATCTCTGGACTTTATTATCTAAGGCAGTATGTTCAAACCAGAATTGTTAAATATCATCTAAAAAAATATGGTCTGACTATAAAAGATGTATTAGAAAAGGATAAATTAGAGCTTAAGTCCATTATTGTTGAGAACTATTGTAAAAACAGTATAGGCATTATTGATTATGAAGGATTTTTAAAAGCTTTGTATTCTCAGGAACCTTTATCCAGACTTGACAGATTTATAGGGCAAGATACAACAGGCATTTTAAGAGATAGATTGAAAACCAAAACAAGAGGACTAACCAAAGTTGTAATAGACAGTATGATTGTTAACTCTACTTTTGATGAGTTTAAGCTTAAATTTGAAGACCATCTTTATAGACGCATAAATAATGCTTACTTCAAAGGGAACCAGAGAGAAAGAAAAAGTCGTATTAAAAAAGATATATGTAGTATTGAAGAGTTTATAAGATTAGCAATTAAATATGGATACGCTTATGCAAGAAGGAGATTTTGTGATGAGAAAAGAAATGAACTGTTCTTTTTTATTAAAAAGAATTTTGGCAGTATTGAAAGGTTTAAAGCTCTGTTAAAAGAAAATAAAATTTTTATAAGTGCTCATTAAAAATTTCTCTTAATCCACAATTCCATAATAGGGTCTATAATCTGATAAACATCCTTATCTTTCGTTATTATATCTTTTTTTAGAAGCTGTTCTACAGCTCTTTTCAGTTGTGAGGCTGTAATTTCGAACTCAAATAGAACATCTTTTGAGTAAATATTTTTACCATTTGTGTAGGTTATAATCTTTAAAGCCTTTTTTTGGGTTGGAGGTAAATCAGTCCATTCTTCCCAAAAAGTATCTTCTTCCCTTTCTAAAACAAGATTTACTGCATAATCTAAATCTTCTTTTTTTACTTTCTCTTTGGAAACTTCCCAAAGGACATAGCATATATGTTGAATGTAGTAAGGGAAACCTCTGGAGATTGAGAAAACCTCTTTTATAATTTCTTCATCTATTTTTTTTCCTGTTTTTTCAAATTTATTCTGTATAAAAGGTATCCATTCTTCAAGTGGAATTTCCTTTAAAGGAAACTTTTTAACGGATTTATAAAAAGGTCTGCTTTTATCAGAAAAAATCTGTGTAAGGATACTTTTCTTACTTCCTGAAAACAGATAAGAAACATTTCTACCATGGTTTTGGATAACTGTTCTGATTTCTTTTTCTAAACCTAAATTCTCAATTTCCTGAAATTCATCAAATATAACTGCAACATTTGTATTGTTTTTGGTAGCGTATAAAAAAGGAATTTCCAGTATCTCTTTTAAGACTGTTTTTTTCTCTTTTGGAGAAAAAGAAATGGAAAATGTTATACTGCCGTCAGGTTTAAGAGTAGAGTTAATACTAAAGTTTAGATTTGCAAGTTCTTTCAAAGATTGGATAACTTTTTCTTTTTTGGATATTAATGTTTTTACAATTTCATCAAAGTATCTGTTTATAAAATCTTTCTCATCTATAACAGGAAACAAATCAAGGAAAATAACTTTAACTTTTTCCCTTTCCAGTTCTTCTTTCAATCTTAACAAAAGAGATGATTTTCCAAATCTCCGTGGCGAATAGAGAAGTATGTTAATACCGGAGAAAACATCTCTTTTTAGTTCTGATAGTTCTTTTTCCCTATTACAAAAATCTTCGTTGCTGACAGTTCCACCAAAATAAAAAGGATTTCTTTCTTTATGCTCCATTATACAAACCCGTATTATACATTTATGTATAATACTTTAATGTATAAAAAATATTTGTCAAGAGTTTATAAATACTCTTCTTCTTACTAACTTTGTGGATCAAACTATTAAAAAAGCTGTAAACCTTCAATATATTTGAAATCTTTTTTGTTATAAGTTAATAGAGGAGCGTCATAATATATAGATGTTGCCGCTATTAAAGCATCAGGAATTTCTAATCCATGGCTTTTTGAGTATTTTTCTATTAATTCTAAAGCAATTTTTGAAATTTCTTCATTTATTACCAGTAAATTAAAACTTTTTAAGAATCTCTTTATTTTATTAAGTTCTCTTTTATTTATAGCTCCATAGTATAGTTCCATACTGGTTATAATACTAATTGCAAAGTTTTCTTCATTAATATTTTCAAGAAGCTCTTTGGTTTCCGTATTTCCTTTAAATAACTCAATAATTATATTTGTATCCAAAATTATCATTTAGCTATTCTTCCCCATGCTTTCTTCCTAATGCTTTCTATTGTAATATCTCTATCTTTCCATATTCCAAATACTGATTTAAAATCTGGCTTTCCTTTATTTTTTTCATGTTCTACTTTAATATTTTTTACATATGGAATGTCTTTTAGTATATCAATCAAATGTTTTGCTTTCCCTTCATTAGATATATCAATTATTATCTTCATCTTCTATCCCCAATGGAAATTTCATAGTTTATAAAACTAAATATGTTTCTGGCGAAAAATTTTACCATAGGGCAAATGAAAAAAAATGTAAAATTTAATATTTTCTTAAACAGAAAAAGATTTGGAAAAATTTTCTGCAATTTCTGATATTTTCAGCTTATACATTTATTCCCAACTTTTTGAAAACTTCATCTGCATCTTTAACTTTTATCTTATCCTCCTTGTTTTTTGTATATCCTGGGTCAACATGAAAAATTCCGTTTTATATATAAAAGCCTTGTTAGAGGGGTAATATGAAAACGGTTGAAAAAGACAAAGTAGTAGAAAAATTAGCAGTCATCTCTCTAAAGTATTTGAAAGAACTTGAGAAAAGAGGCATTATAAAAATCAAAATAGAAAAAGGAGTTGTAAGGATAGTCAAAGTATGAGGACAGTTATATACGCAAGATACAGTTCTAAAAATCAGGACAAAAAGTCTATCAAAGACCAGGTTATTCTCTGTCAGATAGAGGCAGAAAAACAGAATGATGAAGTCATTGCTGTTTTCTTTGATGAAGCTAAAAGCGGTCTTTCCAATGATAGAGAAGCTTATCAACAGATGCTTGAGTATGTAAAAAAACACAGGATAAAGAAAATATATACATACCATACCAGCAGAATATCCAGGGACACAGCAGAAATAAAGCTAAGGGTAAGGGAACTTAAATATATTTATGGAGTAAATATAGTATTTGTTTCACAGGGTATATCTACAGAACAGGAAAACATTGAACTTCTCCTATCTGCAAATGGTATAGCTGACGAACAGTATGTAGAAAGCATTAGAAAAAACACATGGAGAGGTTTATACGGCAGGCTGCAGCAGGGAAAGGCAGTATTTGCTCCTAAGTTTGGATACAAGCTAAAAGATGGGGAACTCTACATAGATGAAAAGGAAGCAGAAATAGTCAAAGAGATATTTGAGTTATACATATCAGGAAAAGGATTTAAAGAAATAGCAAAAATACTAAACCAGAGAGGTATTCCATCTCCAAGGGGAGCTAAATGGTCTTTAACAGCTGTAAGGGAAATAATCACAAATGAGATATACAAAGGAGTAATAGTCTGGAACAAATACCAATATCGTAAGATACCAGGGTTTTCCAAAAGGAAGAAAATACCTAACCCGCCTGAGCAGTGGATAAGGATAGAAAGACCAGATTTACAAATAGTTCCTGTAGAAATCTGGGAAGAAGCTAACAGAAAAAGAATATCAAGACAAAGACAGGATAATAGTAAAAGGCGAGTAGGATACACTACCCTGTTAGGTGGATTTATAAAATGTCAATGTGGAAGTAATTTTGTAAAGCATTCTAAGAATTCATTTAAGTGTAGACTAGCTATGGTGGGAGCTTGCAATATAACAGCAAGTTTCAGAGAAGATATGCTAAACGCACTTGTTATACACGCTATAAAACAGCATCTGATAGAAAACAGGCAGCTATTCAAAGAAGAACTGGAAGAGCAAATAAGAGCTCTCTACTCCAGACAAAAGACAAAGTCAGATATAGAAAAAGAAATTGAAACCTTAAATAAAAAACTCCAGAGTTTCCTTGAAATATTTGAGGAAAATCCAAGTAAAACCATAGCCAAAAAGATACAGGAATATGAAGAGCAGGTAAGGCTTTTAGAGATGGAACTTAAATCTTTTGAGGAAATAGAAGATGTAGAAATTGATGATGGGGTTATAGATATACTCCTTGAGCAGATAAACAATGTCCTAAATATGGATGTATCACAGGCAAGAGAGATAATAAAAGAAGTTCTTGAAGAAGTAAAGATAGAAAAAGACAAAGATTTAGAAGGCTTTTATTGGATTGAGTATAGCTTCAAGAACCCGCTTAGAACCTTCAATCGTAAAATTGGTATAATTGCGGGGGAGGGATTTGAACCCTCGACCTCCGGGTTATGAGCCCGGCGAGCTACCAGGCTGCTCCACCCCGCGTCAAGCAGACTTACATTATATATCAGCAATCTTTTTTGTCAAGTCTAAATGGTGGGCCCGGCAGGATTCGAACCTGCGACCTACGGATTAGAAGTCCGTTGCTCTATCCAGCTGAGCTACGGGCCCAAAGCCATTAATAACCTTATTCAGTTTTTAAAAAAGAAAAAATAAGTCGGAGTGGCAGGACTTGAACCTGCGACCCCGTGCTCCCAAGGCACGTGCTCTGCCACCTGAGCTACACTCCGAAGAAACAGGAGAATAATATAATAAATCTAACTTTATTTGTCAAGGTTTTTGAAGTCTTTCTATAGACCTTTGTATATCTTCCATAGCAGTTTTTGAATCTTTAAATGATCTAACCTTTACCCATTTTCCCGGTTCAAGTTCTTTGTAGTGTTCAAAAAAATGCTTGATTTTGTTCAAGGTTGCTTCAGGAAGATCTGTTACTTCTTTTATGTTGTCAAATGTTTGATCAAGTTTTGAAACAGGAACAGCTATTATTTTTGTGTCTATTCCCTCTTCATCTTCCATCTCAAGCATTCCTATAGGTCTGCTTCTAATAACGCTTCCAGGAGCAACAGGCTGAGAAGATATTACCAGAACATCTGTAGGGTCTCCGTCTTCTGCGAGTGTATTTGGAACAAAACCATAGTTAAATGGATAATACATCGCCGTGTATAAAAATCTGTCAACAAAAACAGCCCCGCTTTCCTTATCAACCTCGTATTTTATACTACTTCCCTGAGGTATCTCCACAACAACATAAATATCTTCAGGTGGATTTTTTCCTGCAGGTATCTTTGATAAATCCATTTCCAAACCTCTCTTTTTTCTTAAATTATAACAGAATTATGCTTGTCTAAACTATAGTTCAGGAATAACTTTAATCAAAAAGGAGCTAGAGAATGGAGGTTATTGTTCTTCCGGAGCCTGTTTTTGACAGCGATTTTTCAGTAGAAAAGGCTTTGTTAAAAAGAAGATCAATAAGGGAATATTCAGATAAATCTCTTACAGTAAATGAGATCTCACAGCTTTTGTGGGCTACACAGGGAATAACACATTTTGAAGGATTTAGAACAGCTCCTTCTGCCGGTGCTCTTTATCCCCTTGAGGTTTATATAGCTGTTGGAAATGTAAAAAACCTTAAACCAGGAATATACAAATATAATCCCTTTAAACATGAGCTTTTAAAAGTAAAGTCTGGGGACTTTAGAAAAGATCTATCCCTTGCGGCACTTGGTCAGGAATGGGTGGAAAATGGTTCTGTATGTTTTGTGATAACTGGCGTATATGACAGAACAACAAGAAAATATGGAAGCAGAGGAATAAGGTATGTTGATATGGAAGCCGGGCATGCTGCCCAGAATTTACTGCTGCAGGCAACAGCGCTATATATAGGATGTGTTACTGTCGGAGCTTTTTATGACAATCATGTAAGGAGGATCCTCGGGATCAGTGCCGAGGAGTTCCCCCTTTATCTTATACCTGCAGGAAGAAAAGGATAGATATCAGTTCATAAACTTTAGATCAAATCTGTCAAGATTCATAACTTTGTCCCATGCCTTTACAAAATCTGATATGAACTTCTCCTTTCCATCTTCGGAAGCATAAACCTCAGCTACAGCACGAAGCTCATTATGATGACCTATTATAAGATCAACCCTTGTTGCTTTCCATTTTTGCTTTCCTGACTTTCTGTCATAACCTTCAAAAAGGTAATGATCTTGATCTACTGGTTTCCATTCTGTATCCATATCAAGGAGGTTAACAAAAAAATCATTTGTTAAAGTGCCGGCTTTATCTGTTAATACACCTGTTCCATCAAATCTGTAAACAGCTCCTAAGGATCTCAAACCTCCTATTAAAACAACCATTTCTGGAACAGTTAAGGTAAGCAGATTTGCCTTATCAATCAGAACTTCTTCAGCCTTTGCTTCTGAAGGGTCTTTTATGTAATTTCTGAAGCCGTCAGCAAAAGGCTCGGTTGCTTCATAAAATCTTTCTTCTATATCTTCCTGTCTTGCATCAACCCTTCCCGGAACAAAAGGAACGGATATTTTAAATCCAGCCTCTTCAGCAGCTTTTTCTATTGCAGCACAACCCCCAAGAACTATAAGATCAGCTATAGATACTTTCTTTTTGTCTGTATCAAACTCATTTTTTATCTTTTCATAAACAGAGATTATTTTTTTCAGGTTTTCTGGATGGTTAACCTCCCAGTCCTTGAAGGGAGATAAGCGAATTCTTCCACCGTTTGCCCCTCCTCTTCTATCAGAATCTCTATAGGTAGAAGCTGAAGCCCACGCTGTATAAACAAGCTCTTGAATATTCAGACCTGATGACAGGATTTTTTCTTTTAAAGCTTTTATATCTTCTTCATCTATCAGATCATAATCCTTTTCTGGCAATGGATCCTGCCATATATATGTCTCTTTTGGAACTTCTGGACCGAAATAACAGCTTTTTGGACCTAAATCCCTGTGTGTCAGCTTGTACCATGCAAGGGCAAAAGCTTTTTCAAACTCTTCCGGATTTTCAAGAAATCTTCTTGATATCTTTTCAAATTCTGGATCAAATCTAAGGGCAAGATCAGAGGTCAGCATCATAGGTTTGTGCTTTTTATATGGATCGTGGGCATCTGGCAACATTTCTGGTGCATCTTTTGCAACCCACTGGTATTTCCCTGCAGGACTTTTTGTAAGCTCCCACTCATACTCAAATAGAAATTTCAAGAAGTATATACCAAACCTTGTTGGTGTTAGAGACCAGACAAGCTCAAATCCAGAGGTGAATGTATCAGCTCCTTTACCTGTTTTATAGTTATATTTCCAGCCTAATCCCTGCTGTTCAACAGGAGCTGAATCAGGGGGTGGACCAAGGTATTTTTCAGGACCTGCTCCATGGCATTTTCCAAATGCATGTCCACCAGCGATTAGAGCCACTGTTTCTTCATCATTCATTCCCATCCTTCCAAAGGCTTCCCTTATCTGTTTTGCCGAAGCAATAGGATCAGGTTTTCCTTCCGGACCTTCAGGATTTACATAAATAAGACCCATTTCTGTTGCTGCATAGGGCTTTTCAAGTTTTCCCTCTTTAAATCTCTCTTTTCCTGAAAGCATCTCATGTTCTGGACCCCAGTCTGCAGACTCATCCGGTTCCCAGATGTCTTCTCTTCCACCTGCAAAACCAACAGTTTTAACCCCCATTGACTCAAGTGCAACATTTCCTGCAAGTATGATAAGATCAGCCCATGATATCTTCCTGCCGTACTTTTTCTTTACAGGCCAAAGCAACCTCAATGCTTTATCAAGATTTATGTTATCAGGCCAGTCTATTCTCAAAGGAAATCTTATCTCACCGGATCTTGCTCCACCTCTACCGTCAAAAATCCTGTAGCTTCCTGCACTGTGCCATGCAAGTCTTATAAAAAGAGGACCGTAATGTCCAAAATCTGCAGGCCACCATTCCTGTGAAGTTGTCATCAGCTTTTCAATATCCTTTTTTAGCTGGAAGTAATCAACTTTTTGGAACTCTTTTACATAATTGAAATCCTCTCCATATGGATTAGATGTAGGACAGTTTTGTCTAAGAGGTTTAAGATTTAACCTTTCTGGGAACCAGTCTGTGATCCATCTTTTCTTATTCATTTTTTCCTCCTGAAAATTCAGTTTATACAAATAACAATAATTATTACTGATTAGAAAAGCAAGATGAAAAGAGAGATATTTAGAAAATTGGTTTATTTTGTATGAGGAAGGTTTGTTAAAGGTGATAAATGGCTCCCGAGGAGGGATTCGAACCCCCGACCCGGCGGTTAACAGCCGCCTGCTCTGCCAGCTGAGCTACTCGGGAACGCTCAATGGATTTTATAATATATCAACTGATCAATAAACTGTCAAGAGGTCTGAACCTCTTTCAGGCTTTCTATTATCCTTTTTACTTTTTCCTCTTTTTGTTTCAGCTCCTCGTAAAAACGCTTTTCCTTCTCTACAACGTGGGCAGGTGCTTTTTTGATAAAGTTCTCATTTGAAAGCTTTTTTTCTGATATTGATATTGATTTTTGTATATCTTTCAGTATCTTCTCCTGTCTTTTTAACTCTTTTTCAATATCTATTGTTCCTGCTATATCTATGTAGCTCTCTGCTTTCCTTGATACTGCCACAACCGTGTTAGGAGGTCTTTCTATATCTTCAGAAACCTCAAGGTTTTCAATTTTTGCAAGAAGTTTTATTGATGGCTCCATAGCCTTAATAACAGACATAAATCTATGATCTGAAGGTTTTATGTAAACATTCAGCCTTCTTGAAGGCTCTATACCAAAATCAGCCCTGACATTTCTGATGGAAACGATCATCTCTTTAAGATCCTCAATAAGCTGTTTTTCTTCTTCAAAAATTAGGTTGTCATCAATTTCAGGATATGGGGCAACAGGCAGGTAATCTGCATCTTTAAACGGAAGCTTCTGCCAGATCTCTTCTGTTATAAAAGGCATTACCGGATGAAGCATCTTCATTGATCTGTCAAGAACATATATAAGTGTTGATAAAGCCGCCGCCTTTTCCTCATCTGTACCCTTGTATATTCTTTCCTTTGAAAACTCAAGATACCAGTCACAGTATTCATGCCAGAAAAAGTCATAAAGACCGTTGGCATAATCGTTATATCTGTATTCCTCAACAGCTTTAACGCTTGATTTTATTACCTCCTGAAGCCTTGTCAAAATCCATTTGTCGTCATAAGACAGCTTTAGAGCTGAAATATCTTTAAAAACTTTACCTCTGTTGTTTTCAAAGTTTGAAAGAACAAATTTTGAG from Persephonella sp. includes these protein-coding regions:
- a CDS encoding SagB/ThcOx family dehydrogenase, translated to MEVIVLPEPVFDSDFSVEKALLKRRSIREYSDKSLTVNEISQLLWATQGITHFEGFRTAPSAGALYPLEVYIAVGNVKNLKPGIYKYNPFKHELLKVKSGDFRKDLSLAALGQEWVENGSVCFVITGVYDRTTRKYGSRGIRYVDMEAGHAAQNLLLQATALYIGCVTVGAFYDNHVRRILGISAEEFPLYLIPAGRKG
- the katG gene encoding catalase/peroxidase HPI — translated: MNKKRWITDWFPERLNLKPLRQNCPTSNPYGEDFNYVKEFQKVDYFQLKKDIEKLMTTSQEWWPADFGHYGPLFIRLAWHSAGSYRIFDGRGGARSGEIRFPLRIDWPDNINLDKALRLLWPVKKKYGRKISWADLIILAGNVALESMGVKTVGFAGGREDIWEPDESADWGPEHEMLSGKERFKEGKLEKPYAATEMGLIYVNPEGPEGKPDPIASAKQIREAFGRMGMNDEETVALIAGGHAFGKCHGAGPEKYLGPPPDSAPVEQQGLGWKYNYKTGKGADTFTSGFELVWSLTPTRFGIYFLKFLFEYEWELTKSPAGKYQWVAKDAPEMLPDAHDPYKKHKPMMLTSDLALRFDPEFEKISRRFLENPEEFEKAFALAWYKLTHRDLGPKSCYFGPEVPKETYIWQDPLPEKDYDLIDEEDIKALKEKILSSGLNIQELVYTAWASASTYRDSDRRGGANGGRIRLSPFKDWEVNHPENLKKIISVYEKIKNEFDTDKKKVSIADLIVLGGCAAIEKAAEEAGFKISVPFVPGRVDARQEDIEERFYEATEPFADGFRNYIKDPSEAKAEEVLIDKANLLTLTVPEMVVLIGGLRSLGAVYRFDGTGVLTDKAGTLTNDFFVNLLDMDTEWKPVDQDHYLFEGYDRKSGKQKWKATRVDLIIGHHNELRAVAEVYASEDGKEKFISDFVKAWDKVMNLDRFDLKFMN
- the ppa gene encoding inorganic diphosphatase — its product is MDLSKIPAGKNPPEDIYVVVEIPQGSSIKYEVDKESGAVFVDRFLYTAMYYPFNYGFVPNTLAEDGDPTDVLVISSQPVAPGSVIRSRPIGMLEMEDEEGIDTKIIAVPVSKLDQTFDNIKEVTDLPEATLNKIKHFFEHYKELEPGKWVKVRSFKDSKTAMEDIQRSIERLQKP
- a CDS encoding ATP-binding protein, whose protein sequence is MEHKERNPFYFGGTVSNEDFCNREKELSELKRDVFSGINILLYSPRRFGKSSLLLRLKEELEREKVKVIFLDLFPVIDEKDFINRYFDEIVKTLISKKEKVIQSLKELANLNFSINSTLKPDGSITFSISFSPKEKKTVLKEILEIPFLYATKNNTNVAVIFDEFQEIENLGLEKEIRTVIQNHGRNVSYLFSGSKKSILTQIFSDKSRPFYKSVKKFPLKEIPLEEWIPFIQNKFEKTGKKIDEEIIKEVFSISRGFPYYIQHICYVLWEVSKEKVKKEDLDYAVNLVLEREEDTFWEEWTDLPPTQKKALKIITYTNGKNIYSKDVLFEFEITASQLKRAVEQLLKKDIITKDKDVYQIIDPIMELWIKRNF
- a CDS encoding type II toxin-antitoxin system VapC family toxin, which gives rise to MIILDTNIIIELFKGNTETKELLENINEENFAISIITSMELYYGAINKRELNKIKRFLKSFNLLVINEEISKIALELIEKYSKSHGLEIPDALIAATSIYYDAPLLTYNKKDFKYIEGLQLF